The following coding sequences lie in one Pectobacterium sp. A5351 genomic window:
- the csdA gene encoding cysteine desulfurase CsdA, whose product MTPFNPATFRQQFPALQHSTVYLDSAATALKPQAVIDAVQAFYCSESGTVHRSQHRGAQALTQRFEGAREQVATLLRADDPRSIVWTRGTTEAINLVAQSYARPRLQPGDEIVVSEAEHHANLIPWLMVAQQTGAKVVKLPIGADFLPDVEQLATRLTPKTRLLALGQMSNVTGGQPDLARAIALAHRYGAVVMVDGAQGIVHCPPDVQALDIDFYAFSGHKLYAPTGIGVLYGKTALLESMIPWQGGGKMMTQVSFDGFKPRAIPQRFEAGTPHIAGVLGLSAALDWLSEQEWHAAEQHSQRLAQLAETHLAQFPGFRSFRSPQSSVLSFDIADVHHSDLVTLLAESGIALRAGHHCAMPLMDALGVSGTLRASFAPYNNQQDVAALTAAVGNALELLID is encoded by the coding sequence ATGACACCGTTTAACCCCGCCACCTTTCGCCAACAGTTCCCCGCCCTTCAGCATTCGACGGTGTATCTTGATAGCGCCGCGACCGCGCTGAAACCACAGGCTGTCATTGATGCGGTTCAAGCGTTCTATTGCAGTGAGAGTGGTACGGTACACCGTAGCCAGCATCGCGGTGCGCAGGCGTTGACCCAGCGCTTTGAAGGCGCTCGAGAGCAGGTCGCTACGTTACTCCGCGCGGACGATCCACGTTCGATTGTCTGGACCAGAGGCACAACGGAAGCAATCAATCTGGTTGCGCAGAGCTATGCCCGTCCTCGCCTTCAACCGGGCGATGAAATCGTGGTGAGTGAGGCGGAACATCACGCTAACCTCATTCCGTGGCTAATGGTGGCGCAGCAAACCGGCGCAAAGGTGGTGAAGTTACCGATAGGCGCGGACTTCTTACCGGATGTTGAGCAGCTAGCCACACGGCTCACCCCCAAAACCCGGCTGCTGGCATTGGGGCAAATGTCAAACGTGACGGGCGGACAGCCCGACCTAGCGCGCGCGATTGCGCTGGCCCACCGCTATGGTGCGGTAGTGATGGTTGATGGCGCGCAGGGCATTGTTCACTGTCCGCCGGATGTACAGGCGTTGGATATTGATTTCTATGCGTTTTCCGGACACAAGCTGTATGCCCCAACCGGGATTGGTGTGCTGTACGGCAAAACCGCCTTGCTGGAAAGCATGATACCGTGGCAAGGCGGCGGAAAAATGATGACGCAGGTGTCCTTTGACGGCTTCAAGCCTCGGGCGATTCCACAGCGGTTTGAGGCAGGAACGCCACACATTGCCGGCGTGCTTGGCCTGTCTGCGGCGTTAGACTGGCTAAGCGAGCAGGAGTGGCACGCCGCGGAACAGCACAGCCAGCGCCTGGCGCAGCTTGCCGAAACACATCTGGCGCAGTTCCCCGGCTTTCGTAGCTTCCGTAGCCCGCAGTCCAGCGTACTGTCCTTTGATATTGCCGATGTGCACCACAGCGATTTAGTGACGCTGTTAGCCGAAAGCGGCATTGCGCTGCGTGCCGGGCATCACTGCGCAATGCCGTTGATGGACGCGCTCGGTGTCAGCGGCACACTCCGTGCCTCATTCGCCCCATACAATAACCAACAAGATGTTGCTGCGCTGACAGCCGCAGTGGGCAACGCCCTTGAATTACTGATCGACTAA